The Homo sapiens chromosome 5, GRCh38.p14 Primary Assembly genome includes a window with the following:
- the C5orf24 gene encoding UPF0461 protein C5orf24 isoform 2 (isoform 2 is encoded by transcript variant 3) gives MMHPVASSNPAFCGPGKPSCLNEDAMRAADQFDIYSSQQSKYSHTVNHKPMVCQRQDPLNETHLQTTSGRSIEIKDELKKKKNLNRSGKRGRPSGTTKSAGYRTSTGRPLGTTKAAGFKTSPGRPLGTTKAAGYKVSPGRPPGKKQQAFRCSSDA, from the exons atgaTGCATCCTGTTGCCAGCAGTAATCCAGCTTTCTGTGGGCCTGGCAAGCCTTCCTGCCTCAATGAAGATGCCATGAGAGCTGCTGATCAGTTTGACATATATTCCTCCCAGCAAAGCAAATACAGCCACACAGTCAACCACAAACCAATGGTTTGTCAGAGGCAAGACCCATTAAATGAAACACACTTGCAGACTACAAGTGGCAGAAGcatagaaataaaagatgaactaaagaaaaagaagaatctcAACCGATCTGGTAAGCGTGGCCGGCCTTCGGGAACCACCAAATCAGCAGGATACCGGACCAGCACAGGCAGACCCCTGGGAACCACCAAAGCAGCTGGATTTAAGACAAGTCCAGGCAGACCTTTGGGGACAACTAAAGCTGCGGGATACAAAGTCAGCCCAGGCAGACCTCCAG gaaaaaagCAGCAAGCCTTCAGGTGTTCCAGTGATGCCTGA
- the C5orf24 gene encoding UPF0461 protein C5orf24 isoform 1 (isoform 1 is encoded by transcript variant 2) gives MMHPVASSNPAFCGPGKPSCLNEDAMRAADQFDIYSSQQSKYSHTVNHKPMVCQRQDPLNETHLQTTSGRSIEIKDELKKKKNLNRSGKRGRPSGTTKSAGYRTSTGRPLGTTKAAGFKTSPGRPLGTTKAAGYKVSPGRPPGSIKALSRLADLGYGCGTAAFPYPMMHGRAVHGVEETSSEVKPPNE, from the coding sequence atgaTGCATCCTGTTGCCAGCAGTAATCCAGCTTTCTGTGGGCCTGGCAAGCCTTCCTGCCTCAATGAAGATGCCATGAGAGCTGCTGATCAGTTTGACATATATTCCTCCCAGCAAAGCAAATACAGCCACACAGTCAACCACAAACCAATGGTTTGTCAGAGGCAAGACCCATTAAATGAAACACACTTGCAGACTACAAGTGGCAGAAGcatagaaataaaagatgaactaaagaaaaagaagaatctcAACCGATCTGGTAAGCGTGGCCGGCCTTCGGGAACCACCAAATCAGCAGGATACCGGACCAGCACAGGCAGACCCCTGGGAACCACCAAAGCAGCTGGATTTAAGACAAGTCCAGGCAGACCTTTGGGGACAACTAAAGCTGCGGGATACAAAGTCAGCCCAGGCAGACCTCCAGGTAGCATTAAAGCTCTATCCCGTCTTGCCGATCTTGGTTATGGCTGTGGCACTGCTGCTTTTCCTTACCCTATGATGCATGGCAGAGCAGTTCATGGGGTAGAGGAAACTAGCAGTGAAGTCAAACCACCCAATGAGTGA